GTCATTAGAAACTTGAATTGAATTAGAAGAAATATGTTGGCGCAACTCAAATTGGAGTATATGACTGCAGCAAAAAATACCGTGAAAATCCGAAAACTACCATTAGCATTGTGGACAACAGATTTCATCAGAGGAAGCCCTTTGCAACTGCTGGCTGAATTCTTGCAGGACTGGGACATGCTGTGAGTCGATTGTTGACATTTTTTTTCCTATAGTGTCTTCAAGATGGCGTCCAACTGAAAAGATTTAAAGAAGGCAAAGAAGAGAGAAAATGTTGTCTATTTGAATGGCATATCAATAATGCTAAGATTTCACTGTCTATATcccaagtctttttttttttttttaatgaaaaaggaaaaaaagaatcCCCTGGCCTTCTTGTAGATGGGGCACCTGAGCCACTGACTAAATATAGTAATTTTTATAGTTCATaccaatgtaaatataaatttaCTTTTAACAGTGCAGGATTCAATTGCATTAAGATACAAATCCTTCTATAATTTAATGTTATTCTGTGGGTTTGCTTGTAGCTTGTTCGATTATGATTATCCAGAATCAAACAAACctgtatttattaaattaatccCGCTAAAATTGTATTAAAGTTTGTTGAAATAATGTTTCCCTGTGACCGTCTTTTATAACCTGTCTATTATTGCTGGGTAGTTTGGGAGGGCAAACACATTTCAGAGACAATTTtggaaaataatttatttatttttgtcactGCAAAAAGACATATTTGACTATCAAATACATGCAGATGGTGTAGCTTCCAGTAATTCATATTCCAAAGATGAGCACTGAACTGTTCCATACCCACAACGCCCAGCATTATATCATTCATTCAACTAGAAAAGCTGCCATTAAACATGTCAGTTGGTcctgcaatttttttttggtATGGGTCTACAGTGCTGAAGACAACATCTTCAATCACTCGACCAGAAAAAAAGCTTTTCTCGTTTTACATTAGTATAATGTAAGTCTATTGCATATTGAAAATAACTACAGTGCTTTAACAAGATATCTGTTCTCCTATATAAGGACCCTTTTAAACTTGTAACCGGTCTTCCCCTAGTAAGAGTGCTTTTGATGGCGTTTGACTTTTACATCCATCGTTATAACAGCAGGAGACACGTTGCTCAGCAACACACCTCAACCACCAGTTCTCCTGAACAGTACAACTTCCTTTTGATGGCCCGGAAGCTAGGACTGAGTCTGAGGGTTTTAGGACGTCGGGCGTTGGCACTTTGTGGAGTGTTGGTCTTGAAGAGTTTTTGAACTTTCGGCCAGAACCCCCCGGTATTCGTCCTCAGCACTAGGGTTACGTGAAACGTTGGTACGAGGCTTGCATCCACAGCTATTTGCTCCACGCAGCACACGTCTCCCTGGCCTCCATTGTCGACACACAGGTCTATAAGCGCCCCCCGGAGGCCGCAGGGCTCAAAGGCAGCCAGATGGACGAGCTCTTGTCCGATGCTGTGCAGCAAGCGGTCAGGTAGGATCAGCTTTGAGCTGCCGGCAGCTCCCAGAGAAGCGTCGCTCAGACTGCGAGCTATGGTGGCCACTATCTCCTCAGACAGCGTTACCTCCAAAGGGTCGAAGAGGACGCTGCTTTCTGACTCGGAAAGTGATAAGTCTACCACAGATCCTAAAACAAGATCAAAGTTTAAGGGTTAAGGGTGAATGAATTGTCAATTCAATGTAAAGAAACGAACAGTCTGAACGAACGTCATTCAGACTGTAATGGTTTAAGACCCGTTAGATGTGTTGCACCTTGTCATTCggagataaaataaaaagcagttGACTCCTGCAACCCTTACCAGTAGGACTTTTTCTGCAGTGCTCTGCTGTTGTTCCCGACTGATATGTCCCTTTTAGTTCTGCCAGCCTTTGTAGTAGACTGCCCACTGACAGTCGTTTGGAGACCCTGTCCTCAACCGGGGACGGGGGGAAACTGCCGTCCATTGATTGCGAGCAAGAAAACGACATATTTAATACAAAGGAAAAAGTGTTACTGTTAAAACAAAAAGTGCTTGGCTATTACCCctaaccagaccagaccagctGGAAAACACTGGAAAC
Above is a window of Gadus morhua chromosome 15, gadMor3.0, whole genome shotgun sequence DNA encoding:
- the LOC115559817 gene encoding DNA damage-inducible transcript 4 protein, whose protein sequence is MSFSCSQSMDGSFPPSPVEDRVSKRLSVGSLLQRLAELKGTYQSGTTAEHCRKSPTGSVVDLSLSESESSVLFDPLEVTLSEEIVATIARSLSDASLGAAGSSKLILPDRLLHSIGQELVHLAAFEPCGLRGALIDLCVDNGGQGDVCCVEQIAVDASLVPTFHVTLVLRTNTGGFWPKVQKLFKTNTPQSANARRPKTLRLSPSFRAIKRKLYCSGELVVEVCC